A region of the Apus apus isolate bApuApu2 chromosome 5, bApuApu2.pri.cur, whole genome shotgun sequence genome:
CCCCATGAAGCTCCAGTACtcctttaattatttaaaagttttgtgGCCACAATAAGGACTAGAAATGGTTTGTTGAAAGTAAAACGTGAGTGGCTGTTCTTGACCCACTGTGCATGAATCTCCACTGGAGCCCAGGTGCAGTGTGTTATTATGGCCAGGTTGACAGAACAAAAAGTGTCCATTGCTGGAGTATTGCCTGCATCTACTCCCACACTAGTAAAGCTAGGGTTTGTTGCTTTAGACACACAGTTTTTAGTCTATGACTTGCCAGTGCACTATTTACACAAATCTTGTAGATTAAGACCAGAAATTCATGCCTAATGAATTCATCCCACAGTTCAGTTCATACTATTGGATGCTTAGGACTGCAGTCtggaaggagggggaaggaaaacatGGCTCTCAggtggaagctccatccctggaagcatttaaggccaggctggatggggtcctgagcagcctgatttagtgggaggtgtccctgcccaggcaggggggttggaattccatgatctttaagggtcccttccaactttaaccattctatgattctatgtagcTCTACAAGCTTCCAAAGCTGCAGAATGTCATAAAAGATGTCATCACTTTACCACAGATCACATGAAAGAGCCCTTCTATTTATCAGGCTAGTTGTTTTGTACTAAATGTTGCCTTGGCTATCTTGATAAGGCACTTCTTTCAGTGTCACTTCCTTCAACAAATTATCTagcatgaaatatttaaatcattttATCATTTTAAGATTTTGCAGCCTGACAAGATCAGAATtaatttgtgtaatttttttctttccctaggTCCTCAGCAACTAAAGTTCTCTAGTCTTTAGAGCTGGTCTTTTCTGCTCTCCTCAGTTATACCTCTGTCCTATCTtctaaaagaacagaaagggtatgaatttcatagaatcataagcATTAGAATCATAAGTTTGGGTTTgaaggaacctcaaagatcatctagttccaaccctactgccatgggcagggacaccttccactagatcaggttgctcaaagctgcatccaacctggccttgaacacttcccagGGAGGGGGTGTCCACTGCTttcctaggcagcctgttccagcgtctcaccactcttacactaaagaatttcttactaatgtgtaacctaaatctctcttctttcagtttaaagccattaccccttgtcttaccACTACAaggccttgtaaaaagttcctccctagctttcctgtaggcccccttctgGTAAAAGAGTACATAGAGGTGTCCAAAATACCTTTCCTGGAGCTCTTTTCCaactattttttcctcactaTTTCGAGTGAATGCAGACAATTTTGTGGACATAAAAATTCATCCACCATTTATTCCAATTCTTTGTCTTCCACATAAGcagtttgaaaatgaaatgaaataatgcTTTTCACACTATTCCATTAGTTAATTTCTGTTAGAGAGAACTCTCAGGCTCCACAATAAGCTGTGTGGACTGGCTATCAGGAGTATTTTATGCTTGTTGACAGAAGCATGCATCAAACAGAAACTGGGAACTAAAGTAACAAATGGTAAGCACTGACAGCTTTTCCCTTGCAAGAAGCATCTGTTGCCTTAATGATGTTCCACATGCTGCATTATCATCAGAAGAACAAGCTACCTTAACTGTGGGATTGGGCCGATTTATACAGCAAAGATTTGTTACACATTCTGTACTCCTGGGTGTTACTGGAATATTCATGCTCCACCCCTACCTTTAAATAAACTATATATAGCAACTAGTCTAGAACCCTACTGCATTTCCCCTAGCTTCTGCCCAaggtttaatttttataaagcaTCTTATAAAAAGCactctccttttgttttgaagagtAAGTTGGGAGTTCTGCATAGGCAGAATATTAAGTTCTGATGTTCACTTTATTTGACTTAGCTACTGAATGTGCCTAGAAATCAACCTGGATAAAACTCagcaatggaaataaaataaaaaaagaggcagacttGGGACAGACAGCAGTTTTTGGATTGTGTAATTGTCAAAATCGCATTGACTTGTCACCTTCCTGGCTGTCACTGAAAGCAAGGACTTTTTGAAACCAAGACTTCCAGCTTTCAATCCACTTTGTCTAGGACCTTTCCCAGGAAAATACACCAGTGACTAGAATACACCTTTTAGATGGCAGACAAAAATAATCTTCCCTGGCAGGACTGCACAGGCTCTTAAAACTCATTCAGATACTGCAGTGGCCTTACATAGCTATTTCTCCACACGAAGCCGCTGTACCGTTTACAAAGCGCATCTGACAAGACAACTCCAGGTTTCGCTAGTTTATTTTGAAGCAGTCCCCGTGCGGTGAAGCGCGGCCGGGCTCGGCAGCCGGCCCGGCAGacgcggggggctgcgggggctccAGCCGCGCCCCGACCGCCGTTCCGCCGCTACCGCTCGGGAAGAGCCGCCGTGCCGCCCCTCCGCCCGGGATCCAGCCGGGACCTCCCTCCTGGGCCTTGGCTCAGCCCCTCACGCCGTCATCAAGGCTCCCGGACCTTCGTCCGCTTCGGGGGCGGGTCATCGCCGCCCGCGTCCACGCCGTTCTCGTCCTcgctctcctgctcctcctcctcctcctcctccgcaTCCCCTGCCGGGGTTCAAGCGGGGCGCGGATCAGCGGCGCGGGAGGCAGAGGCGGACCGGGGGCGCCCCCCCCCTCCGCCTCCGCCCCCGCCACTCaccgccgggcccgccgcccgccgcctcccgctCCTCCTGCACCAGGGGGCCCAGCAGCTGGGCCAGCCGCTCCTGCAGCTCGGCCAGGGCCCTGCGCGCCGCGCGGagctgcccgccccgcccctcctcCCGCGGGTACGGCACCCGCACCCAGCGCGCGCGCCCGTCGCGGCCCCGCAGCTCCGCCACCAGCTCCatcgccccgccccgccccagGTCACGTGCCCGCCGCCCGCCTCCGTGACGCACCGCGCCGGTCACGTGGGGCGCGCGCGCGGTTCCGCTTCCGCTGGGGCGCCCTCTGGCGCCTCCGCCGCGCGGCTCCCTCCCGCCCCGGCTCGCGCTGGGCCTCGCGACCCGgccatggcggcggcggcggcggcggcgggagcggagGAGCCGGTGGTGTCCCTGGCGGAGGTGCTGGCGGAGAAcgaggagctggagaaggaggcGCGGGCCGTGCTGGGGGGCAGCGACCACGAGCGCTGCAGCTACTCGCAGGTGGGGGCGGGGccgagggggcggggccgcggggggcgcggggctgcgggcgggccCTGGGGCTGCGGGCCTGGGGCTGCGGGCccggccctggggctgcaggctctggggctgcaggtccggtcccggggctgcgggccctggggctgcggggccgccgTGTGACGCGGCGGTGCCTCCCCGCAGGGCGCCGTGAAGCGGCAGGCGCTCTACGCCTGCAGCACCTGCACGCCGGCCGGGGCGGAGCCGGCGGGGATCTGCCTGGCCTGCAGCTACGAGTGCCACGGCTCGCACCGCCTCTTCGAGCTCTACACCAAGAGGTacggcggggcgggagcgcggggggcgggccgggccctgCGGGTCCTCCCGGGGCTGCTGCCGCCGCTTCCCTCTCGGCGCCCGGGCTGTGCGAGCCCCTGCACCCACCGGCGGCTCCAGCCGGGCCCGGGGGTtgggcgctgcggggcggctgcggggcgaGGAGAGCCGGCTGGGGAAGTTCCCCCCGATCCTGCTGCGCTGGGCAGCGCGTCTCTGTGAGGCAGGGCAGCGTTCCGGCTCCTGGCAGGTACAGCCGCCCAGCAGAACTGCTCGGGCAGCTGAGGCCGGGTCACTCGGGCGTTCCCTGCCGTGTTCAGGTCAGAGCGCGGGTGTCTCGGCAGGAGCTTAATCGCATGGGTGGCTCCGGCCGTCAGAAACAAGTTCACGCCCCTCTGGGTTCGTGCCTCTGTGGCCTGCCGGCCAAGTGCTGTTGCTGATGATGGTGTTGGCTGAGATCGGCTGGGAACACCGCGTGagagcctggggctgcagggccctTTCTCCAGTTCTGACGGCAGCTGTTGTTTAAATAGCTGCAAGAACGTTTTTATGGCTCCTAATAAACTGCTGGGAATTGTTAAGAACACAAAACCGAATGTGGTTTCAGTTAGTAAAAGCCCTGAAATGCTATGTTGTTCCTTCCAGGAACTTCCGCTGTGACTGTGGAAATAGCAAGTTCAAAAATCTGCAGTGCAAGTTACTCCCGGTAAGTTTGGAGTAGGTTCCATACATATAGAATCAAAGTAACAATCTTGGGAGGCTGGTGCCTTGCTTCAGCCAGAGCGGACTCACAGCTCTGCATTTTCCAGTAAGTTAAACAATGTAGGAATATGACAGCAGGAGATAAAGCTGTTGAGGAACCAAAGGGAAGTGCTGCAAGGAAGAAGATGCTTCTGTGAATGCAGCGGGTTGCATTCGTGGTCAATGTAATGCCAGAAATGTGTTGTACCTGCACTAAGATATCTCATTAGCTATAAGCTGGTTTCAGAAGAACTTTCTGGAGTGGGATTTTGCAGTTGCGTTACGGAAATTCAAGGTTGTGCTGCTGTCAAAGGGTCAGTTCCCTGCCCTTCTTTGTGGTGGCATTAGTGCCCTATTCTTTTTTGATAGGGTGTCACCAGAGCCTACAGATGGGATAGTTTTTTACTATACTAAGCCCCCTGTACTTTTCATGCTCGGTGGGTATTTTTGACTCATGAGGTAGTTGGCAATCTGGGAGGCAGTGACAGGAAGCAGCTTGGtttgcctgcagtgctgctcccagggtAATAACGGTACAAATGAAGAAGCAGCAAGTGGTTTTGTGTATGCCCATTTTGTTCCAGCCGAGTTGGGACAGATCCAGAGCTTGTCAAGTCTAGGGCTACAGTCCAGTCATCCCTGCAGAGGGACCTCTGACAGTTTTAAGATGTTACTGTTTTTCGTTTGAGTAAAAATATTGGATCATAGGGTTGTTCCACAGATGAAGTGACCTTTGGCATCCATCCGTTAATGTGGTGAACTCGATGGGTGCCGGGtgctcagctcttcctttgCCAGAGTGGTGGTAGATGGCATTTTGTAATAACATCTTAAATGgtcacagctgcttctgcaggggCTGATGGTGGACTCAGGCTGcaactgtgtgcagttctgaaGCCCTCTGGCTGACAGCTGCAATTGTAttaactgtttgttttttttaaattggattaCCTGTAATCGAGTTTCATTCAGCATGTTTTGTAATTGGGATAATCCTTTCCTGTAGAGTGAGGCTTACATGAGGGGAATTTAGTGACAGCTTTGTGGTAAATTGAACAAAGTTGAGTTTGGATCACAGActggatgtttaaaaaaacaaagggggAGGTGCACAATAAATGTACAGACATTACTAATATCATCAGGCAGGCATGGTTGGTGAGCAAAACTCCTGCATCATTTTAGATTAGCAGTAGCTTAACAAATGCCACAGTTGCTGTTTGTTATGAAGAGGGAAAGACTGTTTTTCCGCTTTCCTTCTGAACTTCACTATTCCTTGCATGCCCTATTGGCTGCTCACTCTGTGCATACATGCCTGGataatgtctttctttttggaTCTGCAAGCTGGTGAGTATAATGGTTGCTTTAGGAATTAAAGTGGAACAGTTAGGCTTTTGCAGATTATAcctattttctgtcttgtttttcaCTGCATTGTCTACTGagacatttcttcctttcctcctagGAAAAGAGCAAGGTGAATTCAGGAAATAAGTATAATGACAATTTCTATGGATTGTACTGTACTTGTAAAAGACCATATCCAGATCCTGAAGATGAGGTAAGAAACAAAATGTAGTAGTACTCGTATATAGATGGTGTTTGTGCAAGGGGTCGTCGCTAAGCTGCTTTACAGGGAATGTTCCACTGTAGGAAATTGTATGTTCGTTCTTGCTTTTGGTCATGTGCTGTATAAAATATTTACCAGGGTTTCCTTAAATGGTAGAATATGTTTGTATCTTAATGACAGACAAGGAGCACAAACCATAATCTGgacaaaatgctgctgcagtgctctctgctttcctctttgaAGTTACCGAGTTCCCTTAGGGGGTGGGTTTCTCATTATCTTGGAAAATGTGGcaagcacagaagaaacacGCTGAACGTATTAGGAGAGACCACAATCTGCTTCCTTATGCCTGCAGCAGTGCCCTGACAAGCCTTCTGGTGTGGGGAGAGCCTATCCTGTAGCACTGCCCTTAGCTTTCCTTTACAGTAGTCAGAATACTTTGTTTCAAGCTTCAAGGACCTGTCTTTGCTAAGCTGCCTGTTCATGCAGTTCTGTTTACAGCAAGAAAGATAACAATAGTTATTAACTTTTATCAGCTCTTTTGTGTGAGAGTGTCCTGCTTTACTGGGAAAAGTAGTTTTGTAATAATAAATGGGAATTTCCAGTCTTGATAATATGACAAATGCTGTTGAACTTCAGGGAAGCAAACTGACCAGTGAAGCAGTAACTACTTATTAATGGCAGCTCCCTGTGGGTGGAGGGCAGGGGAAGAGCAATTCATGTGAGCAGGCTTTGCATAATGCTGCAGCTTGAGGCTTGTGAAAGTTTCTGAAGGTTGCTGTTAATGCTAATAACATGACCATTCATCTAGATTCCAGATGAGATGATCCAATGCATAGTTTGTGAAGACTGGTTCCATGGAAGGGTAAGGAAACTATAAGCAGCAGAATGGGATGGTTGAGTTTCTGTGGTTATTCTTAAATGGGGAGTCTCGCTTTCTTTCTCAGAAGATTATTACATGAATTCTAAAGTTTTCCTCCTATGCAAAGGACTATTGAAAGTTTAATCTTGTGCTTCTGTCCGCTCCAGTCCAAAAAACCTAGGAAGAGTTCTACCTTTTTGAAGGCTACCGCTGCAGAATAAAACCATAACTTTATATCTGGGTCTTTAATTGGAAAATTCTGCTCAGTGAGAAAAATTTTCTTACTGAGGCACATCATTATCAAACACCTGGATAGTTTGTCATCCAGAAGAATGCTTTTTGAACTGTAATTCCTTTAAACAGCAAGGAACAAACAGCGTCGTTGATTCCTGATTATCAACTTCGGGAAAATCTTTcaaaagcagctcagcactTCAGTGAGTGCCCTACTTATCATGTATGCATTAAAGATTCAGCCTCTCGTGCCTCGAAGGGCACGAGTGAAGTTCCATGTTTGAAGTTGCAGgatcaaagatttttttttttttatttttttttttaaaaagatggcTGGCTTCAGTTATGGGTTTTGTGGATAAACTATAGGATTCTTTTGTATAAATGTGTATGTTAAGAAGGTTATGCTGCATACTGCAAGCTTTGCAAGagtgcttttcaaaagaaagctTTTGATTGCCTAAATAGTTTCCACCACTTCATGGAGAACTTTTGGACCTAATTCTTCTAAATTTCGGTATGAAGACTTAAAATAGAAGGAAGTAGGCATAAGTTACTTAAGAGTTTAAACGTGCAATGTGCTATAGGTATCGTCACTTGTCCTGTGCTTAGGACAGTTTAGAAGAATAACATTTAGAAATGAGAAGAAGATAGAACTGGTATTTCTGATATGTAAAGGGCATAAAAGGCTGTTGacaaatttcagtttttccctGGAATTTTTATCAGCTCTTTCCAGTCTTTAAGTTGTAATCATTGTAGGAAGTTAGCAGGAGTGTGTGCTTGTGCTGGAAGTATGATGGCAGTTGATGTTTTACTTCCTCTAAACCTAGAGAGAAGTCTGTTAATTTGCAGCAAACCTTTTGCTCCTgtgtgcttgtttctttttgataGCATCTGGGTGCAGTTCCCCCTGACAGCGGAGACTTCCACGAAATGGTGTGCCAAGCCTGCATGAGCCGCTGCCATTTCCTGTGGGCCTACGCGTCGCAATTGGCAggtaaagaaaatgaagatctCTGAGCCAGTATTTCCTTAGCACGTGTTTCTCATCCTTGGTTGATTAATGTCATCATACTCTTCAAGTGGTTGGAGAGATGATGTTCATTATATTGTACAGTTGCCTTCAGCGGTAGAATGTGCAGGGCTGCAGTAGCTGTTCcgtgaaaaaaaaacccacaaatatttCTTGCTCCTAAATCTTAATTCTGTGGTGCTCACTGTTTTACCTAGGTTATCAAAGATGTGCTAGCACAGGATGGATGACAATTACATACCTGTCTCAAGGAATGTAGTTTCTAAACTGAATTAAAGAACCAGAGAGCCATGCTAAGGGAAGCAGTGAGGCAAACAGCTGAGTctgaggctctgagcagcaaGGAGTGAATGATAGTGACTGAAAATGAATGCGTAAAATCTTACCCTGGGtagagctggggctgtgctcagGACACATGTTCCCTGCGGTCACACCAGGCCTCTGTCTGCTGTGGTCTTTGTAGGATCAGAAGGGTAGATGACTTGATTTCTGTGGAAGGAGCTGGTTTTTGTAGTCTCCTAAATGTTGCTTATATCAGCAGGTGATTGATCTCTTAAATGCCCGGAATGTCAGTGGTAATTTTAAGGATTCCAAGATGGCTTACCTGGAGTTCTCTTCCTTTTAATGTAAATACAGGAGAGaatagggttttttgttttttctcttcctaacCAGTAATGTCACAGGGCACATATTTGAATTtacatcaaaagaaaaacttgtttta
Encoded here:
- the LOC127385627 gene encoding sodium/potassium/calcium exchanger 1-like — encoded protein: MELVAELRGRDGRARWVRVPYPREEGRGGQLRAARRALAELQERLAQLLGPLVQEEREAAGGGPGGDAEEEEEEEQESEDENGVDAGGDDPPPKRTKVREP